From one Vanessa tameamea isolate UH-Manoa-2023 chromosome 9, ilVanTame1 primary haplotype, whole genome shotgun sequence genomic stretch:
- the LOC113394868 gene encoding peptidyl-prolyl cis-trans isomerase E, translating to MACFALEDIEELALCSCCKCVFDDAERAPKILACKHHFCLACTRGVLGGSREVRCVHCWKRTELPEGRAEALPTYAAVLALARKLAPEPPCATHALPALWCAACGVRACRACDHSHHAHSLRPPREARIQLQRDARLLLADLQRLAVRQREFLLRALDAATALKVRLEAELAAPGGLLSATERALIEIDYAFGSLATASSERDRLRARHAEALLQCRLDDLIRNASVPLDFELMRRALAGLGAGEFTASTVVECRDPILFLANYCTAQLYTRHCLARRARLLDGATDSVAATLELDAAPDILSDAVDASPGATSGTTVSNAAVGSPILRNPIVFPLFYFNIEVNGSPFGRVVVEVREDVAPRMSRNFSILTTGELGLGYRGCSVFQCWENESIITGDFELNNGRGGRSVFEESFFMPDDTKMVAVRGAVGMRRSQKRHDNLGMVGSQFRIMLREIRGFTAIFAFVVEGLDVVDRLSRTGDSAGKPHSSIIIASCGKLN from the coding sequence ATGGCGTGCTTCGCGCTCGAAGACATCGAAGAGCTGGCGCTGTGCTCCTGCTGCAAGTGCGTCTTTGACGACGCAGAGAGAGCACCAAAGATCCTCGCGTGCAAACATCACTTCTGTTTGGCGTGCACACGCGGCGTGCTGGGCGGCAGCCGTGAGGTGCGCTGCGTGCACTGCTGGAAGCGTACCGAGCTCCCTGAAGGACGCGCAGAAGCTCTACCAACATACGCGGCGGTGCTCGCTCTGGCACGGAAACTGGCACCGGAGCCGCCTTGCGCTACTCACGCGCTGCCTGCTCTCTGGTGCGCAGCGTGCGGCGTGCGCGCTTGCCGAGCCTGTGACCATTCACACCACGCGCATTCGTTGCGTCCTCCGCGGGAAGCACGCATTCAGTTGCAACGCGACGCTCGACTTCTGTTAGCCGATCTGCAGCGTCTGGCTGTACGCCAACGTGAGTTCCTGTTGCGCGCTCTTGATGCTGCCACGGCGCTCAAAGTGCGCCTTGAAGCAGAGCTTGCCGCGCCGGGCGGTCTTCTGTCAGCAACCGAACGTGCTCTCATCGAGATAGACTACGCTTTCGGTTCGCTCGCTACAGCATCTTCAGAACGAGATCGCCTACGCGCCCGCCACGCTGAGGCGCTTCTGCAATGCCGGCTTGACGATCTCATCCGCAACGCGAGTGTTCCGCTCGACTTCGAGCTGATGCGTCGGGCGCTCGCCGGACTCGGAGCAGGCGAATTTACTGCTTCAACAGTGGTGGAGTGTCGTGATCCCATTCTATTTCTGGCCAACTATTGCACAGCGCAGTTGTACACGCGACACTGTCTAGCGCGACGTGCTCGGCTCTTGGACGGCGCGACAGACAGCGTGGCGGCAACGCTCGAACTAGACGCGGCTCCGGACATCTTATCGGATGCAGTGGACGCCTCTCCGGGGGCGACGAGTGGGACGACAGTGTCAAATGCCGCCGTGGGATCTCCTATACTGCGCAATCCTATCGTATTCCccctattttatttcaatatagaagtaAACGGCTCGCCTTTCGGTCGCGTGGTGGTAGAAGTGCGCGAAGACGTTGCGCCGCGGATGTCTCGTAATTTCTCCATTCTCACAACGGGTGAGCTGGGCTTAGGATACCGCGGTTGCTCCGTTTTTCAGTGCTGGGAAAACGAAAGCATAATAACGGGTGATTTCGAGTTGAACAACGGCCGCGGCGGTCGTTCGGTATTCGAGGAAAGTTTCTTCATGCCGGATGATACTAAGATGGTAGCGGTGCGGGGCGCTGTGGGCATGCGCCGTTCACAGAAACGCCATGATAATTTAGGAATGGTCGGGTCACAGTTCCGCATCATGCTGCGTGAGATACGAGGCTTCACCGCCATTTTTGCTTTCGTAGTGGAGGGCTTAGATGTGGTCGACCGCTTGAGCCGCACAGGCGACAGTGCCGGCAAGCCGCACAGCTCTATCATCATCGCTAGTTGCGGCAAGCTCAATTAA
- the LOC113394869 gene encoding WD repeat domain phosphoinositide-interacting protein 2 isoform X2: protein MSLGGGHSTEGTNAGGIFVQFNQDCTSLVAGSSSGYHLFALTPDDGIEEIYASRSGQDTCLVDRLFSSSLVAIVTVSAPRKLIVCHYKKGTEICNYSYSNTILAVKLNRSRLIVCLEESLHIHNIRDMKILHTIRDTPPNPRGLCALSPCVDHCYVAYPGSSAVGEVQIFDAVHLNAKCVISAHDSPLAALAWSMCGRRLATASERGTVIRVFAVPERTRLYEFRRGVKRCVSIACLAFSACGAYLAATSNTETVHVFRLQEGATGAVGAGAVVGAGEEGSTGAGPAGAAEAGWIDWLSQAVSAGAGYLPAQVADVLTQGRAFAAARLPRPARRAVAAVTIVARTARLVVATSDGVVYVYSLDAQEGGECALLRTHRLLDAGTPAPIHSQEESERAQELGAALAGSPPRGAFDLRDHRHFPPMRASPATPAAPAPAADQ, encoded by the exons gTCCCTAGTAGCAGGCAGTAGTAGTGGCTATCATTTGTTTGCACTGACTCCTGATGATGGAATTGAAGAAATATATGCAAGCCGGTCAGGCCAGGACACCTGTCTGGTGGATCGACTCTTCAGCAGTTCCTTGGTCGCCATTGTTACAGTTTCAGCTCCCAG GAAGCTAATCGTGTGCCACTATAAAAAAGGAACTGAAATATGCAATTACAGTTACAGTAATACGATTCTCGCCGTTAAGCTGAACCGATCC agGCTGATTGTATGTTTAGAAGAGTCGCTTCACATTCATAACATTCGTGATATGAAAATTCTCCACACGATCCGCGACACGCCGCCGAACCCGCGCGGACTGTGCGCGCTCTCTCCCTGCGTCGACCACTGCTACGTGGCCTACCCCGGCTCTAGCGCCGTTGGGGAGGTGCAGATTTTCGATGCCGTGCATCTG AACGCTAAGTGCGTAATCAGCGCGCACGACAGCCCATTGGCGGCGCTCGCGTGGTCCATGTGCGGGCGACGCCTGGCCACCGCCTCCGAGCGGGGCACCGTCATCCGCGTGTTCGCCGTGCCCGAGCGCACGCGACTCTACGAATTCCGGCGCGGAGTGAAGCGCTGCGTATCCATAGCGTGCCTCGCCTTCAGTGCGTGTGGGGCTTACCTCGCGGCCACGTCCAACACGGAGACGGTCCACGTGTTCCGGTTGCAGGAGGGCGCAACGGGCGCCGTCGGGGCGGGTGCGGTAGTGGGCGCCGGGGAGGAGGGCAGCACCGGCGCCGGGCCCGCGGGCGCCGCCGAGGCCGGCTGGATCGACTGGCTGTCGCAGGCGGTGTCGGCCGGCGCGGGCTACCTGCCCGCGCAGGTGGCCGACGTGCTCACGCAGGGTCGCGCCTTCGCCGCCGCCCGCCTGCCGCGCCCCGCGCGCCGCGCCGTCGCCGCCGTCACCAT CGTGGCGCGGACGGCGCGGCTGGTCGTGGCCACGTCGGACGGCGTCGTGTACGTGTACTCGCTGGACGCGCAGGAGGGCGGCGAGTGCGCCCTGCTGCGCACTCACCGCCTGCTGGATGCCGGTACGCCCGCGCCTATACACTCGCAAGAAG AGTCGGAGCGCGCGCAGGAGCTGGGCGCGGCGCTGGCCGGCTCGCCGCCGCGCGGCGCCTTCGACCTGCGCGACCACAGACACTTCCCGCCCATGCGCGCGTCGCCCGCCACCCCCGCcgcccccgcgcccgccgccgacCAGTAG
- the LOC113394869 gene encoding WD repeat domain phosphoinositide-interacting protein 2 isoform X1, whose protein sequence is MSLGGGHSTEGTNAGGIFVQFNQDCTSLVAGSSSGYHLFALTPDDGIEEIYASRSGQDTCLVDRLFSSSLVAIVTVSAPRKLIVCHYKKGTEICNYSYSNTILAVKLNRSRLIVCLEESLHIHNIRDMKILHTIRDTPPNPRGLCALSPCVDHCYVAYPGSSAVGEVQIFDAVHLNAKCVISAHDSPLAALAWSMCGRRLATASERGTVIRVFAVPERTRLYEFRRGVKRCVSIACLAFSACGAYLAATSNTETVHVFRLQEGATGAVGAGAVVGAGEEGSTGAGPAGAAEAGWIDWLSQAVSAGAGYLPAQVADVLTQGRAFAAARLPRPARRAVAAVTIVARTARLVVATSDGVVYVYSLDAQEGGECALLRTHRLLDAGTPAPIHSQEAAAGCSYAGALRGRLPDSMTESERAQELGAALAGSPPRGAFDLRDHRHFPPMRASPATPAAPAPAADQ, encoded by the exons gTCCCTAGTAGCAGGCAGTAGTAGTGGCTATCATTTGTTTGCACTGACTCCTGATGATGGAATTGAAGAAATATATGCAAGCCGGTCAGGCCAGGACACCTGTCTGGTGGATCGACTCTTCAGCAGTTCCTTGGTCGCCATTGTTACAGTTTCAGCTCCCAG GAAGCTAATCGTGTGCCACTATAAAAAAGGAACTGAAATATGCAATTACAGTTACAGTAATACGATTCTCGCCGTTAAGCTGAACCGATCC agGCTGATTGTATGTTTAGAAGAGTCGCTTCACATTCATAACATTCGTGATATGAAAATTCTCCACACGATCCGCGACACGCCGCCGAACCCGCGCGGACTGTGCGCGCTCTCTCCCTGCGTCGACCACTGCTACGTGGCCTACCCCGGCTCTAGCGCCGTTGGGGAGGTGCAGATTTTCGATGCCGTGCATCTG AACGCTAAGTGCGTAATCAGCGCGCACGACAGCCCATTGGCGGCGCTCGCGTGGTCCATGTGCGGGCGACGCCTGGCCACCGCCTCCGAGCGGGGCACCGTCATCCGCGTGTTCGCCGTGCCCGAGCGCACGCGACTCTACGAATTCCGGCGCGGAGTGAAGCGCTGCGTATCCATAGCGTGCCTCGCCTTCAGTGCGTGTGGGGCTTACCTCGCGGCCACGTCCAACACGGAGACGGTCCACGTGTTCCGGTTGCAGGAGGGCGCAACGGGCGCCGTCGGGGCGGGTGCGGTAGTGGGCGCCGGGGAGGAGGGCAGCACCGGCGCCGGGCCCGCGGGCGCCGCCGAGGCCGGCTGGATCGACTGGCTGTCGCAGGCGGTGTCGGCCGGCGCGGGCTACCTGCCCGCGCAGGTGGCCGACGTGCTCACGCAGGGTCGCGCCTTCGCCGCCGCCCGCCTGCCGCGCCCCGCGCGCCGCGCCGTCGCCGCCGTCACCAT CGTGGCGCGGACGGCGCGGCTGGTCGTGGCCACGTCGGACGGCGTCGTGTACGTGTACTCGCTGGACGCGCAGGAGGGCGGCGAGTGCGCCCTGCTGCGCACTCACCGCCTGCTGGATGCCGGTACGCCCGCGCCTATACACTCGCAAGAAG CCGCGGCGGGCTGCAGTTACGCGGGCGCGCTGCGCGGCCGGCTGCCGGACTCCATGACAG AGTCGGAGCGCGCGCAGGAGCTGGGCGCGGCGCTGGCCGGCTCGCCGCCGCGCGGCGCCTTCGACCTGCGCGACCACAGACACTTCCCGCCCATGCGCGCGTCGCCCGCCACCCCCGCcgcccccgcgcccgccgccgacCAGTAG
- the LOC113394869 gene encoding WD repeat domain phosphoinositide-interacting protein 2 isoform X3 — protein MSLGGGHSTEGTNAGGIFVQFNQDCTSLVAGSSSGYHLFALTPDDGIEEIYASRSGQDTCLVDRLFSSSLVAIVTVSAPRKLIVCHYKKGTEICNYSYSNTILAVKLNRSRLIVCLEESLHIHNIRDMKILHTIRDTPPNPRGLCALSPCVDHCYVAYPGSSAVGEVQIFDAVHLNAKCVISAHDSPLAALAWSMCGRRLATASERGTVIRVFAVPERTRLYEFRRGVKRCVSIACLAFSACGAYLAATSNTETVHVFRLQEGATGAVGAGAVVGAGEEGSTGAGPAGAAEAGWIDWLSQAVSAGAGYLPAQVADVLTQGRAFAAARLPRPARRAVAAVTIVARTARLVVATSDGVVYVYSLDAQEGGECALLRTHRLLDAGTPAPIHSQEGTNISDE, from the exons gTCCCTAGTAGCAGGCAGTAGTAGTGGCTATCATTTGTTTGCACTGACTCCTGATGATGGAATTGAAGAAATATATGCAAGCCGGTCAGGCCAGGACACCTGTCTGGTGGATCGACTCTTCAGCAGTTCCTTGGTCGCCATTGTTACAGTTTCAGCTCCCAG GAAGCTAATCGTGTGCCACTATAAAAAAGGAACTGAAATATGCAATTACAGTTACAGTAATACGATTCTCGCCGTTAAGCTGAACCGATCC agGCTGATTGTATGTTTAGAAGAGTCGCTTCACATTCATAACATTCGTGATATGAAAATTCTCCACACGATCCGCGACACGCCGCCGAACCCGCGCGGACTGTGCGCGCTCTCTCCCTGCGTCGACCACTGCTACGTGGCCTACCCCGGCTCTAGCGCCGTTGGGGAGGTGCAGATTTTCGATGCCGTGCATCTG AACGCTAAGTGCGTAATCAGCGCGCACGACAGCCCATTGGCGGCGCTCGCGTGGTCCATGTGCGGGCGACGCCTGGCCACCGCCTCCGAGCGGGGCACCGTCATCCGCGTGTTCGCCGTGCCCGAGCGCACGCGACTCTACGAATTCCGGCGCGGAGTGAAGCGCTGCGTATCCATAGCGTGCCTCGCCTTCAGTGCGTGTGGGGCTTACCTCGCGGCCACGTCCAACACGGAGACGGTCCACGTGTTCCGGTTGCAGGAGGGCGCAACGGGCGCCGTCGGGGCGGGTGCGGTAGTGGGCGCCGGGGAGGAGGGCAGCACCGGCGCCGGGCCCGCGGGCGCCGCCGAGGCCGGCTGGATCGACTGGCTGTCGCAGGCGGTGTCGGCCGGCGCGGGCTACCTGCCCGCGCAGGTGGCCGACGTGCTCACGCAGGGTCGCGCCTTCGCCGCCGCCCGCCTGCCGCGCCCCGCGCGCCGCGCCGTCGCCGCCGTCACCAT CGTGGCGCGGACGGCGCGGCTGGTCGTGGCCACGTCGGACGGCGTCGTGTACGTGTACTCGCTGGACGCGCAGGAGGGCGGCGAGTGCGCCCTGCTGCGCACTCACCGCCTGCTGGATGCCGGTACGCCCGCGCCTATACACTCGCAAGAAG GTACGAATATTTCCGATGAGTAA